One genomic segment of Erythrolamprus reginae isolate rEryReg1 chromosome 2, rEryReg1.hap1, whole genome shotgun sequence includes these proteins:
- the LOC139159935 gene encoding zinc finger protein ZFP2-like, producing MKPFECPDCRKSFTANSHLLGHQRTHTGEKPFECPDCGKGFSFNSRLVVHQRTHTGEKPFECPDCGKGFSFNSSLVIHQRTHTGEKPFECPDCGKGFSQISSLVIHQRTHTGEKPFECPDCGKGFSFNSSLVIHQRTHTGEKPFECPDCGKGFSQISSLVIHQRTHTGEKPFECLDCGKGFSRNSSLVIHQRTHTGEKPFECPDCGKGFTANSHLLDHQRIHTGEKPFKCPDCGKCFNLNSNLIRHQRTHKGEKPFECPDCGKRFTQNSCLVIHQRTHTGEKPFECPDCGKGFSRNSNLVKHQRIHTGEKPFKCPDCGKGFSSNSNLVRHQRTHTGEKTFEYPVHGKSFNQISQLLEHQRTHTGDILSVS from the coding sequence atgaaaccttttgaatgtcctgattgtcgGAAAAGTTTCACTGCAAATTCCCACCTGTTGggtcaccagaggactcacacaggagagaaaccctttgaatgtcctgattgtgggaaaggtttcagtttcaattcaagACTGGTGgttcatcagaggactcacacaggagagaaaccttttgaatgtcctgactgtgggaaaggtttcagtttcaattcaagcctggtgattcatcagaggactcacacaggagagaaaccttttgaatgtcctgactgtgggaaaggtttcagtcagatttcaagcctggtgattcatcagaggactcacacaggagagaaaccttttgaatgtcctgactgtgggaaaggtttcagtttcaattcaagcctggtgattcatcagaggactcacacaggagagaaaccttttgaatgtcctgactgtgggaaaggtttcagtcagatttcaagcctggtgattcatcagaggactcacacaggagagaaaccatttgaatgtcttgattgtgggaaaggtttcagtcgcaattcaagcctggtgattcatcagaggactcacacaggagagaaaccttttgaatgtcctgattgtgggaaaggtttcactgCAAATTCCCACCTGTTGgatcaccagaggattcacacaggagaaaaaccctttaagtgtcctgattgtgggaaatgtttcaatttgAATTCCAATTTGattagacaccagaggactcacaaaggagagaaaccttttgaatgtcctgattgtgggaaaagattCACTCAGAATTCATGCctggtgattcatcagaggactcacactggagagaaaccatttgaatgtcctgattgtgggaaaggtttcagtcgcaattcaaacctggtgaaacatcagaggattcacacaggagaaaaaccctttaaatgtcctgattgtgggaaaggtttcagttctAATTCCAATTTGgttagacaccagaggactcacacaggagagaaaaccTTTGAATATCCTGTTCATGGGAAAAGTTTCAATCAGATTTCTCAACTGttggaacaccagaggactcacacaggagacatCCTTTCAGTGTCCTGA
- the LOC139159917 gene encoding zinc finger protein 84-like, whose protein sequence is MYKVKKSYNCPDCGKGFSFNSRLVIHQRTHTREKPFECSDCGKRFSRNSSLVIHQRTHTGEKPFECPDCGKRFSRNSSLVIHQRTHTGEKPFECPVCGKSFTANSHLLDHQRTHTGEKPFECPDCGKSFSFNSSLVIHRRTHTREKPFECPDCGKGFSKNSRLVIHQRTHTGEKPFECLDCGKGFSRNSRLVIHQRTHTGEKPFECLDCGKGFSRNSRLVIHQRIHTGEKPFKCPDCGKCFNLNSHLVRHQRTHTGEKPFECPDCGKGFNHNSYLLDHQRTHTGEKPFECPDCGKSFSFNSSLLNHQRTHTGEKPFKCPDCGKCFNFNSHLVRHQRTHTGEKPFECPDCGKGFTENSHLLDHQRTHTGEKPFECPDCGKDFSMNSSLVKHQRTHTGEKPFECPDCGKSFNQNSQLLEHQGTHTGEKPFKCPDCGKGFSRNSNLVKHQRIHTGEKPFKCPDCGKGFNSNSNLVRHQRTHKAEKPFECPDFGKSFNQNSQLLEHQRTHTGDTL, encoded by the coding sequence ATGTACAAAGTAAAGAAATCATATaactgtcctgattgtgggaaaggtttcagtttcaattcaagactggtgatacaccagaggactcacacaagagagaaaccttttgaatgttctgactgtgggaaacgtttcagtcgcaattcaagcctggtgattcatcaaaggactcacacaggagagaaaccttttgaatgtcctgactgtgggaaacgtttcagtcgcaattcaagcctggtgattcatcagaggactcacacaggagagaaaccatttgaatgtcctgtttgtgggaaaagtttcactgCAAATTCCCACCTGTTggatcaccagaggactcacacaggagagaaaccgtttgaatgtcctgactgtgggaaaagtttcagtttcaattcaagcctggtgatacaccggaggactcacacaagagagaaaccatttgaatgtcctgattgtgggaaaggtttcagtaagAATTCAAGActggtgattcatcagaggactcacacaggagagaaaccttttgaatgtcttgattgtgggaaaggtttcagtcgcaattcaagactggtgattcatcagaggactcacacaggagagaaaccttttgaatgtcttgattgtgggaaaggtttcagtcgcaattcaagactggtgattcatcagaggattcacacaggagaaaaaccctttaagtgtcctgattgtgggaaatgtttcaatttgAATTCCCATTTAgttagacaccagaggactcacacaggagagaaaccttttgaatgtcctgattgtggaaaaggttTCAATCACAATTCCTACCTGTTggatcaccagaggactcacactggagagaaaccctttgaatgtcctgattgtgggaaaagtttcagtttcaattcaagCCTGCtgaatcaccagaggactcacacaggagagaaaccctttaagtgtcctgattgtgggaaatgtttcaattttaATTCCCATTTGgttagacaccagaggactcacacaggagagaaaccttttgaatgtcctgattgtgggaaaggtttcactgAAAATTCCCACCTGTTggatcaccagaggactcacacaggagagaaaccttttgaatgtcctgattgtgggaaagatttcagtATGAATTCAAGCCTGgtgaaacatcagaggactcacacaggagagaaaccttttgaatgtcctgattgtgggaaaagtttcaatcaGAATTCTCAACTGTTGGAACACCAGGggactcacactggagagaaaccctttaagtgtcctgattgtgggaaaggtttcagtcgcaattcaaacctggtgaaacatcagaggattcacacaggagaaaaaccctttaagtgtcctgattgtgggaaaggtttcaattctaattccaatttggttagacaccagaggactcacaaagcagagaaaccttttgaatgtcctgattttgGGAAAAGTTTCAATCAGAATTCTCAACTGttggaacaccagaggactcacacaggagacaccctttga